In a genomic window of Mucilaginibacter sp. KACC 22063:
- a CDS encoding capsule assembly Wzi family protein yields the protein MRHYKSIVSLLLFAFVAFKAKSQSLPVGTQVLDDYYRRAQLSGLVDSTVSFTVRPLNPSALGLKNVYRPDVEEKGYKPFDISGGDNATSKFKYTLLPVTLQTQYNTDHPYGWNDGAMIPAKGFQALLSAGLYAEYGPLTIQLQPEFVTAANNSFDTFNKNIYPIIAGWYYDFYNNIDLPARFGTNSYTRVFWGQSSIRLNYKSFSFGLSTENLWWGPGLRNSLLMSNDAPGFKHLTLNTIKPVKTPIGSFEGQLIAGRLENSGYSPLTPNWELFSTPLYVPKPNDWRYLSGIVVSWQPKWVPGLFLGFTSSSQMYGKSLSKFGDYLPFFSQNKSNLGDQEVGPVRDTRSSIFGRWLWKEENAEFYFEYGHNNNTNDFANSLLEPQDARAYIVGLRKLVKFNKPQNEGILISVEATQLAETSVKKVQDANSWYVNKYVRQGYTNLGQSLGAGIGPGGNLQSVDVSWVKGLKSLGLQIERYVHNDDFYYYAFIRSNDWRRHWVDLSAALTGTWNYRNLIFRAKLQYIHSLDYQWYLDPSKEIVGQSYYINGATANNIQMQAGITYRF from the coding sequence ATGAGACACTATAAAAGTATTGTCAGTTTATTACTTTTTGCTTTTGTAGCTTTTAAGGCAAAATCTCAGTCACTACCGGTAGGTACGCAGGTTCTTGACGATTATTACAGACGGGCCCAGTTATCGGGCTTAGTAGATTCTACTGTTTCATTTACCGTGAGGCCATTAAATCCGTCAGCCTTGGGTTTGAAAAACGTATACCGCCCCGATGTAGAGGAGAAAGGGTATAAGCCATTTGATATTTCGGGGGGTGACAACGCTACCAGTAAATTTAAATACACCCTTCTACCTGTAACACTGCAAACACAATATAATACAGATCATCCTTATGGCTGGAATGACGGTGCGATGATACCGGCAAAAGGGTTTCAGGCTTTGTTAAGTGCAGGCTTATATGCAGAATATGGTCCACTTACCATACAGTTGCAACCAGAGTTTGTTACTGCAGCTAATAATAGCTTTGACACATTTAACAAAAATATCTATCCAATTATTGCCGGATGGTATTATGATTTTTATAATAACATTGACCTTCCGGCACGATTTGGTACAAATTCTTACACCCGGGTATTCTGGGGGCAAAGCAGTATCCGCCTTAATTATAAATCATTTTCATTTGGTTTGTCAACCGAGAATTTATGGTGGGGGCCGGGGTTAAGAAACTCGCTGCTGATGAGCAATGATGCACCCGGATTTAAGCATCTTACCTTAAACACCATCAAGCCTGTAAAAACGCCGATCGGTTCATTTGAAGGGCAGTTAATAGCGGGCAGGCTTGAAAACTCTGGGTATTCGCCGTTAACGCCTAACTGGGAGTTATTTAGTACGCCACTATACGTTCCAAAACCTAATGACTGGAGATACTTATCTGGTATAGTGGTTAGCTGGCAGCCTAAGTGGGTTCCGGGCCTGTTTTTGGGCTTTACGAGCAGCTCTCAGATGTATGGTAAAAGTTTAAGTAAGTTTGGTGACTATCTGCCTTTCTTCTCTCAAAACAAAAGTAATTTAGGAGATCAGGAAGTAGGCCCGGTAAGAGACACCAGGAGTTCGATCTTTGGCCGATGGTTATGGAAAGAAGAAAACGCAGAGTTCTACTTTGAATACGGCCATAATAACAATACCAACGATTTTGCTAACAGCCTTTTAGAACCACAGGATGCAAGGGCTTATATCGTAGGTTTAAGAAAACTGGTTAAGTTCAACAAACCGCAGAACGAAGGTATTTTGATAAGTGTTGAAGCAACTCAACTTGCCGAAACTTCTGTAAAAAAAGTGCAAGATGCCAATAGCTGGTATGTAAATAAATATGTAAGACAGGGCTATACCAATCTCGGTCAATCTTTAGGTGCCGGTATCGGGCCCGGAGGCAACTTACAATCTGTGGATGTAAGCTGGGTTAAAGGCTTAAAAAGCTTAGGGTTACAAATTGAACGTTACGTTCATAACGATGATTTTTATTATTATGCCTTTATCAGAAGTAACGATTGGAGACGCCATTGGGTGGATTTAAGCGCGGCTTTAACGGGTACATGGAATTACAGGAACTTAATATTCAGAGCCAAACTGCAATACATTCATTCTTTGGATTATCAGTGGTATTTGGATCCTTCTAAAGAAATTGTTGGGCAATCATATTATATTAACGGAGCAACTGCTAATAATATTCAAATGCAGGCTGGTATAACTTACAGATTTTAA
- a CDS encoding glycosyltransferase family 2 protein: protein MEVSVVMATYNGEKYLAKQLDSIISQTLKPAEIIVCDDNSTDITAKILTHYQQDQKLNYEVNPARLGLIRNFKKSVSLVKGDYIALSDQDDEWMPEKLAQTVSLLKEIEEPELPCLVYSDLLYVDEQGNILNNSFRSEYGQDKYQHNLQTLLFSNFVTGCTIVMNKKMASYFAEMPDDVRFHDEWIALVAFTFGKTASIDKPLVRYRRHANNLSIANDTKPRNRFMSVVNQLKTALNGKDDFLETQFGIIKRFYQQYAKDMSIEKKAFFDDFLRLENKSYITKKLAFRKVVTKFKVN from the coding sequence ATGGAAGTATCTGTTGTAATGGCCACCTATAATGGCGAGAAGTATCTGGCTAAGCAGCTTGATTCTATTATAAGTCAAACTTTAAAACCGGCAGAAATAATCGTATGTGATGATAACTCAACCGATATTACGGCGAAGATTTTAACACATTACCAACAGGATCAGAAACTTAATTATGAAGTCAATCCGGCACGTTTAGGGTTGATAAGAAACTTTAAAAAGTCAGTTTCTTTAGTGAAGGGCGATTACATCGCATTAAGTGACCAGGATGATGAATGGATGCCCGAGAAATTAGCACAAACGGTAAGTTTATTAAAGGAAATAGAGGAACCCGAATTACCCTGTTTGGTTTACTCAGATCTGTTGTATGTTGATGAACAGGGTAACATTTTAAACAATTCTTTCAGGAGCGAATACGGGCAGGATAAATATCAGCACAACTTACAAACCTTGCTATTCAGCAATTTTGTAACAGGGTGTACCATTGTAATGAATAAAAAAATGGCATCATACTTTGCAGAAATGCCGGATGATGTCAGGTTTCATGATGAATGGATTGCCTTAGTGGCTTTTACATTTGGCAAAACTGCCAGTATTGACAAGCCGCTGGTAAGGTACAGGCGACATGCAAACAACCTAAGTATAGCTAATGATACAAAGCCTCGTAATCGTTTTATGAGTGTCGTGAATCAGCTAAAAACAGCCTTAAATGGCAAGGATGATTTCTTGGAAACACAATTCGGCATTATAAAACGCTTTTACCAGCAATACGCTAAAGATATGAGTATTGAAAAGAAAGCCTTTTTTGATGATTTTCTACGTTTAGAAAATAAATCCTATATCACTAAAAAGCTTGCCTTTCGTAAGGTTGTAACTAAGTTTAAAGTTAATTAG
- a CDS encoding SLBB domain-containing protein codes for MRIKYILLIVLIAITLPVVKSYAQDASSGLSMSNLGQVKVSQLSDEQIQQAWKKLQDSGIPEDQAYKLLQQRGLPETEVQAFKDRVTLLGLNTSKSKATYSKGEKKEIDYSRDTTNTVTKPTPQPANPEPKQLNVFGADFFNQSSISFQPSFNVATPKSYVLGPGDELIVLVTGQNESSVRTKVTPEGNLQIPYAGIVYVNGFTIEQATNLIRAKMVKIYPGLRSGQTQLTINLGNTRSIRITVVGEAKTPGTYTLSSLATLYNVLYNAGGPNANGSLRYIELIRNNKLYKTVDFYDFLQSGVLSGNVRLEDQDVIRIPVYRKRVAIQGEVKRPAIYELKDNEQLDDLIKYAGGFTDVAYKGIAKIEQVNDLERDVKDVPVSLFSNFVPHNGDIVTIGAITNRFANRVVLEGAVYRPGPYELTPGLTLSALLKLAQGLKPEAYTAKAFIKRTLPDLQRQFISFNPLDIVNGHNDIPLMREDSVVIQEQSIFISNQSVTVNGHVRKPSTFVYRKGMKLTDAIAMAGGFDDQAAEHHVEVSRIIKNMQDSVANKVVNTYTVDLSKGSSEDIELEPMDYVYVQRLVNYRSLGNVNVQGEVLFPGDYAVQRRDETALEFLKRAGGLTPYGSLENAQVFRKGVRINLDLTKEINNQQEKEDRVLLAGDSIFIPRSITFVEVTGAVNNPQLISYNGHRFKYYINGAGGATAHARLKGAYIKYPNGLNKPVRHFLFFRNYPSVKPGSKIIVPEKDPEVKFKLDVGSIAGIASALTAVISLIAILKK; via the coding sequence ATGCGGATAAAATACATATTACTCATTGTCTTAATTGCTATAACGCTGCCTGTTGTTAAAAGCTATGCTCAGGATGCAAGCTCGGGCTTAAGCATGAGCAACCTGGGCCAGGTAAAAGTAAGCCAGCTTAGCGATGAGCAGATCCAGCAGGCATGGAAAAAGCTACAGGATTCTGGCATACCAGAAGACCAGGCTTACAAATTACTTCAACAACGCGGCCTACCCGAAACCGAGGTGCAGGCATTTAAAGACCGTGTAACTTTGTTGGGCTTAAACACCAGCAAATCAAAAGCTACCTATTCAAAAGGAGAGAAAAAGGAAATAGATTATTCGAGGGATACTACTAATACAGTTACCAAACCGACACCACAGCCAGCGAATCCTGAACCAAAACAGCTTAATGTTTTTGGCGCCGACTTTTTCAATCAAAGTTCCATCAGCTTTCAACCCAGCTTTAATGTTGCTACGCCAAAAAGTTATGTGCTTGGCCCAGGCGACGAATTAATAGTGCTGGTAACAGGGCAAAATGAAAGCAGTGTACGTACAAAAGTTACCCCGGAAGGTAATCTTCAAATCCCTTATGCAGGTATCGTATACGTTAATGGATTTACCATAGAGCAGGCTACAAATCTTATCCGGGCTAAAATGGTAAAGATCTACCCTGGCTTACGCAGTGGTCAAACCCAGTTAACTATTAATTTAGGCAACACACGCAGCATCAGGATAACGGTTGTAGGCGAGGCAAAAACTCCGGGTACCTATACCCTGTCTTCATTAGCAACTCTTTATAACGTATTGTATAATGCAGGCGGCCCAAATGCTAATGGTTCGCTTCGCTATATTGAATTGATCAGGAACAATAAGCTTTATAAAACTGTCGACTTTTACGACTTTTTGCAAAGCGGCGTACTAAGCGGCAATGTACGTTTAGAAGATCAGGATGTAATACGTATTCCTGTTTACCGTAAACGGGTAGCCATACAAGGCGAAGTTAAGCGCCCTGCTATTTATGAGTTGAAAGATAATGAACAGTTAGATGACCTGATCAAATATGCGGGCGGTTTTACAGACGTGGCTTATAAAGGTATCGCTAAAATAGAGCAGGTAAATGACCTGGAGCGCGATGTAAAAGATGTTCCTGTAAGCTTGTTCAGCAACTTTGTACCGCATAATGGCGATATAGTGACCATTGGTGCAATTACCAATCGTTTTGCTAACCGCGTGGTACTTGAAGGCGCTGTTTATCGCCCGGGTCCTTATGAGCTTACCCCTGGTTTAACCTTATCCGCTTTATTAAAATTGGCACAGGGCTTAAAACCAGAGGCATATACAGCAAAGGCATTTATCAAAAGAACCCTGCCCGACCTGCAAAGGCAGTTTATTTCTTTTAATCCTTTAGATATTGTTAATGGTCATAATGATATACCATTAATGCGCGAAGATTCTGTAGTGATACAGGAACAGAGCATCTTTATATCCAATCAAAGTGTAACTGTTAATGGGCATGTTCGCAAACCATCAACCTTTGTTTACCGCAAGGGTATGAAACTAACTGATGCGATAGCAATGGCTGGCGGCTTTGACGACCAGGCGGCAGAACATCATGTTGAAGTGTCAAGGATTATTAAAAACATGCAGGACAGCGTTGCCAATAAGGTTGTAAATACTTACACGGTTGACCTTTCAAAGGGCTCTTCAGAAGATATTGAGCTGGAACCAATGGACTATGTTTATGTACAACGCCTTGTTAACTACCGTTCATTAGGCAATGTAAACGTCCAGGGCGAAGTATTATTCCCTGGCGACTACGCAGTACAGCGTCGTGACGAAACCGCACTTGAGTTCTTAAAACGCGCAGGCGGCCTTACGCCGTACGGATCGTTAGAAAATGCACAGGTTTTCCGCAAGGGGGTACGCATCAATCTGGATCTGACCAAAGAGATCAACAATCAGCAGGAAAAAGAAGACAGGGTGCTTTTAGCAGGCGACAGTATCTTTATTCCGCGCTCTATCACTTTTGTAGAAGTTACAGGCGCTGTTAATAACCCGCAGCTGATCAGTTACAACGGGCATCGCTTTAAATATTATATTAATGGTGCGGGCGGCGCTACAGCACACGCAAGGCTTAAAGGCGCTTATATTAAATATCCTAATGGCTTGAATAAACCTGTAAGGCATTTCCTTTTCTTTAGAAATTATCCATCAGTAAAACCCGGCAGCAAAATCATTGTACCGGAGAAAGACCCGGAAGTTAAATTTAAGCTGGACGTTGGTTCAATTGCAGGTATCGCATCAGCCTTAACCGCTGTAATCAGTTTAATTGCCATACTTAAGAAATAA
- a CDS encoding flippase — protein sequence MVKNYFYNLLLTLANLLFPILSFPYVSRVLGPDGIGKAQFAFSFAQYFSLIAALGIPIYGIKEIAKYRDNAEARSKVFSELIIIYFLTSVSLSIIYLLVIYNVPYFAKNRNLHLAAGSLVILSFCFIEWLYSGMEQFKSIALRSVLFKCINLILLYTLVKTRADYPIYLYLMMFAFLGNNVLSLLLVKDKVRLTFKGLDLRKHIVPLLYILGTTLAAGMYTDMDTVLLGFLSDTKTVGLYTAAVKLSKIAIPLVTSMGVILIPKAGKDFADNNTAGIQQTLNQTFRFLVFLGVPIAFGLMLLAPYFITLFSGKEFLPATFAMRLLSPLPLIIGFAHLLLYMILVPSGHNREMFLCVLGGLVTSLVLNLLLVPTYKEVGSSVANVCSEIVVTSLYFYVISKYARFKYQWVLLIEAIFSACLFIPVVWAFQQLSLPLLLMLLLSVAGCAAAYVLVQLLLFKNNFVSDIINFIKSRFTKVA from the coding sequence ATGGTAAAGAATTACTTTTATAATTTACTGCTTACATTAGCTAATTTACTTTTTCCGATACTGAGTTTTCCTTATGTGTCGCGGGTCTTAGGGCCCGATGGTATTGGTAAGGCGCAGTTTGCGTTCTCGTTTGCCCAATACTTTTCGTTGATAGCGGCATTAGGCATACCTATTTATGGCATTAAAGAAATTGCAAAGTACCGCGACAATGCCGAGGCGAGATCAAAGGTTTTTTCAGAGTTAATCATCATTTATTTTTTAACAAGTGTATCACTGTCAATTATATACTTGCTCGTCATTTATAATGTACCTTATTTCGCAAAAAACCGTAATCTGCATCTTGCGGCAGGCTCATTAGTCATCTTAAGCTTTTGCTTTATTGAGTGGCTTTACAGCGGAATGGAGCAGTTTAAATCCATTGCGTTGCGGTCTGTCCTGTTTAAATGTATCAACCTCATATTGCTTTATACACTTGTTAAAACAAGAGCTGATTATCCAATATACCTGTATCTGATGATGTTTGCGTTTTTGGGTAACAACGTGCTTAGCCTGTTGCTGGTAAAGGATAAGGTAAGGCTTACCTTTAAGGGCCTTGATCTTCGTAAACATATTGTACCCTTACTGTACATTTTAGGTACTACACTTGCCGCCGGTATGTATACTGATATGGATACGGTGCTGCTTGGTTTCCTTTCCGACACTAAAACAGTAGGGCTTTATACGGCTGCTGTTAAGTTAAGTAAAATTGCTATACCGCTTGTTACATCAATGGGCGTTATTTTAATTCCTAAAGCAGGTAAAGACTTTGCAGATAACAACACAGCAGGCATACAGCAAACGCTTAATCAAACATTCAGGTTCCTTGTGTTTTTAGGTGTTCCTATTGCTTTTGGCTTAATGCTGTTAGCGCCATATTTTATAACGCTATTTTCGGGAAAGGAATTTTTGCCCGCCACTTTCGCTATGCGGCTGCTTTCGCCGTTACCATTGATTATTGGCTTTGCACACCTGTTGCTTTACATGATCCTTGTTCCTTCAGGCCATAACCGCGAAATGTTTTTGTGCGTTTTAGGTGGGCTGGTCACAAGCTTAGTGCTTAACCTATTACTGGTGCCAACTTACAAAGAAGTGGGATCGTCAGTTGCCAATGTTTGTTCTGAAATTGTAGTTACCTCTTTGTATTTTTACGTGATAAGTAAGTATGCCAGGTTTAAATACCAATGGGTATTGTTGATCGAAGCTATATTCAGCGCCTGTCTGTTCATTCCTGTAGTATGGGCTTTTCAGCAATTGTCACTACCGTTGCTTTTGATGCTGCTTCTGTCAGTTGCCGGTTGTGCTGCTGCTTATGTATTGGTACAGTTGTTACTGTTTAAAAACAATTTCGTGTCTGACATTATCAATTTCATAAAGTCGAGATTTACTAAAGTTGCTTAA
- a CDS encoding MraY family glycosyltransferase: MRAYSLIICLVVLAILELIYFKIADHFNIIDKPNHRSSHSSITIRGGGIIFALSLLLLYPCFHGLQHVYFLVGLFLISAISFIDDINPVSNRLRIIVHLIAVAAMFYQLDLYHLPVYLIMAALIFVIGTINAINFMDGINGITGIYGLVALSTLYYINTKVGFIEPQIIALSILSVLVFGYFNFRKKAKCFAGDVGSVSLAFIILFLILKLIVATQDLKYILILLVYGLDTFTTIVFRLIRKENIFEAHRSHFYQYWANEKKKPHILVAALYGLSQLIINIALIYLNVQSIFTLVLILIGCILAFILIRLLTEGYKHLLGNVNLT; this comes from the coding sequence ATGAGAGCTTATTCACTTATTATTTGTTTGGTTGTTTTGGCAATATTAGAATTGATATATTTTAAAATTGCAGACCATTTTAACATTATTGATAAGCCTAATCACCGCAGTTCTCACAGTTCAATAACGATCAGGGGCGGAGGTATCATATTCGCGTTATCGTTATTGTTGCTTTATCCCTGCTTTCATGGGCTTCAGCATGTGTATTTTTTAGTTGGGTTATTTTTAATCAGTGCCATCAGTTTTATAGATGATATTAATCCGGTAAGTAACCGGTTAAGAATCATTGTTCATCTTATAGCAGTTGCTGCCATGTTTTATCAGCTTGACTTGTACCATTTGCCGGTATACTTAATCATGGCTGCGCTGATATTTGTGATAGGTACTATAAATGCCATAAATTTCATGGATGGCATTAACGGTATAACTGGTATATATGGGCTTGTCGCATTATCAACTTTGTATTATATCAACACAAAAGTTGGATTTATTGAACCGCAAATAATTGCTTTATCAATTCTGTCAGTACTGGTTTTTGGCTATTTTAACTTCAGGAAAAAAGCAAAATGTTTTGCTGGTGATGTAGGCAGCGTCAGTTTAGCATTTATTATACTCTTCCTGATTTTAAAACTGATTGTGGCCACCCAGGATTTAAAATATATTTTGATTCTTTTAGTGTATGGTCTTGATACATTCACTACAATAGTATTCAGGCTGATTAGAAAAGAAAATATATTTGAGGCGCACCGCAGTCATTTTTACCAGTATTGGGCTAATGAAAAAAAGAAACCACACATTTTGGTCGCTGCTTTATATGGCCTATCGCAACTGATCATAAATATTGCCTTAATTTACCTTAATGTTCAATCAATATTTACTTTAGTTTTGATATTGATTGGGTGTATACTTGCGTTCATTTTAATCAGATTGCTTACTGAAGGATATAAGCATCTATTAGGAAATGTTAATTTAACATAA
- a CDS encoding capsule assembly Wzi family protein — protein MKRITIYAFIAFCFSVNLAKAQTIPVGTPVLDDYYRRLQLSGGIDSNISFAIRPIYPSVKNIRHDAFNPDSADNEKWTSTGPFYFAKGAGKVQILPLLWQQQFNSNHPYGWNDGLMIPAKGYQTMISGGVFFKYGPLTIQLRPEYVYAANPAFTGFASGHGDADLTAYYNYHNLIDNPERFGNGSYTKASLGQSSIRLTFGPISFGLSNENLWWGPGIRNSLILSNNAPGFKHVTINTVRPVNTPIGSFEVQVIGAKLENTDLPPLAVTTTSTGANLYRTRRDDWRYYSGFNINYHPKWVPGLFLGLTRAFDAYQKDIKGFNAYVPFFTPYAKSSINPDGSQGDAFDRDQVTSLYARWLFTKAKAEVYFEYGLNDNSYNMNDFLGAPEHSRAYIFGMRKLVALNNKPGEGILFSGEITQLSQSIDRTVRQASGWYIHSGVRQGMTNEGQVIGAGTGSGGNLQSVDISWVRGLKKLGLLFERYEHDVDFQQAFLPDVSNYSRKWVDFGVGLQGDWNYKNLLFNAKLEGIQSLNYEWILKNYNPASSNYYIPNNSVFNVHMELGVMYRF, from the coding sequence ATGAAAAGAATTACTATATACGCATTTATAGCTTTTTGCTTTTCTGTTAATCTGGCAAAAGCACAAACAATACCTGTGGGTACCCCTGTGTTGGACGATTATTATCGCAGGCTTCAATTATCCGGAGGCATAGACTCCAATATATCATTTGCTATACGCCCCATCTATCCATCTGTTAAAAACATACGTCATGATGCTTTTAACCCAGATTCGGCAGATAACGAAAAATGGACTTCTACTGGGCCGTTTTACTTTGCCAAGGGGGCTGGTAAAGTTCAGATTTTGCCACTCTTATGGCAGCAGCAATTTAACTCTAATCACCCATACGGTTGGAACGACGGATTAATGATCCCCGCCAAGGGCTATCAAACGATGATCAGTGGTGGTGTGTTTTTTAAATATGGCCCGTTAACTATCCAATTGAGGCCTGAATATGTTTATGCTGCTAATCCGGCTTTCACAGGTTTTGCATCTGGGCATGGTGATGCTGATTTAACAGCTTATTATAATTATCACAATCTAATAGACAATCCAGAAAGATTTGGAAACGGATCTTATACCAAAGCTTCGTTAGGGCAAAGCAGTATCCGTTTAACTTTCGGGCCAATTTCGTTTGGTTTATCAAATGAAAATTTGTGGTGGGGGCCAGGTATCAGAAACAGTTTAATTTTAAGTAATAATGCCCCCGGATTTAAGCATGTGACAATTAATACCGTTAGGCCCGTGAATACGCCAATTGGTTCATTTGAAGTGCAGGTAATTGGCGCAAAGCTTGAAAACACGGATCTGCCGCCACTTGCAGTTACTACAACTTCAACAGGTGCCAATTTATACAGAACAAGAAGAGATGACTGGAGATATTACTCGGGCTTTAATATCAATTATCATCCTAAATGGGTTCCGGGTTTATTTTTGGGGTTAACCAGGGCATTTGATGCTTACCAAAAAGATATTAAAGGCTTTAATGCATATGTACCGTTCTTTACTCCTTATGCTAAATCAAGCATTAATCCTGATGGTTCGCAAGGCGATGCTTTCGACCGTGATCAGGTAACTTCTCTCTATGCGCGCTGGTTGTTTACCAAAGCAAAAGCAGAAGTTTATTTTGAATATGGATTGAACGATAATTCATATAATATGAATGATTTTCTGGGCGCACCTGAACATTCCAGAGCATACATTTTTGGAATGAGAAAGTTAGTTGCGTTGAATAATAAACCAGGTGAAGGAATATTATTTAGTGGCGAGATCACACAACTATCGCAGTCTATAGACCGCACGGTTCGTCAGGCAAGTGGCTGGTATATTCATAGTGGTGTAAGGCAGGGCATGACTAATGAAGGCCAGGTTATTGGAGCGGGTACAGGCTCTGGTGGTAATCTGCAATCTGTGGATATCAGCTGGGTAAGGGGGCTGAAAAAGTTGGGTTTATTATTTGAAAGATATGAGCATGATGTTGACTTTCAACAGGCTTTTCTTCCGGATGTAAGCAACTACAGCCGCAAATGGGTTGATTTTGGTGTAGGGTTGCAAGGCGACTGGAATTACAAAAACCTTTTGTTTAATGCCAAGCTGGAAGGTATACAGTCATTAAACTATGAGTGGATATTAAAGAATTATAATCCGGCCTCAAGCAATTATTATATTCCTAATAACAGCGTTTTCAACGTTCATATGGAGCTTGGGGTTATGTACCGGTTTTAA
- a CDS encoding capsule assembly Wzi family protein — MIFNYKRALLLTVAAVLFICSAKAQAVFENPNHPVYKYLARQAQKGNINFDDLIQPVSRQEIAALLEELQQERQKLSATEKKELDFYLDEYSEFRNDLTDSATHYLWGKDQYGNRRLLTVNKKDFVFRADPALTYEYTKGKNKGVFKQASGIAFWGQAGKHFSFQAYIQDINESGDGVDSLKRFSPETGIQRTANLNPRSTSVNYSDVRGSITYSWKNGLISLGKDQLLYGYGQNGRLILSDKAPAYPFLRLDYSPVKWLHFNYTLASLQSGIIDSARTYNKGNSLYGNNREIWVNKYMASHSLNFLPIKGLELSVGESMISSDNFDAGYLIPVLFFKAYDQYQSRYKITTGSNGQFFFQASSRNHIPHTHLYATLFIDEIRTETIFDPNRSRNQLGYNLGASVTDVLIPYLTLGMEYTHINPFVYNNLIPAQTYTNQTYLLGDWIGQNADKLIGWISYNPLPKLTTTAQIMYVRKGAEGSVLDQYFAEPQPKFLQQGPVQAQSQIVLEARYEFLHRLFLRGAYMHQKGVILPQLQTSAVPNQVTFGVSYGF, encoded by the coding sequence ATGATATTTAATTACAAAAGGGCATTATTGCTCACCGTTGCTGCTGTATTATTTATATGTAGTGCAAAGGCACAGGCCGTATTTGAAAATCCCAATCACCCTGTATACAAATATCTGGCACGCCAGGCGCAAAAAGGAAACATCAATTTTGACGACCTTATACAGCCTGTTAGCCGCCAGGAAATTGCTGCTCTGCTTGAAGAACTACAGCAAGAGCGTCAAAAACTTAGCGCTACCGAAAAAAAAGAGCTTGATTTTTACCTGGACGAATACAGTGAGTTCCGCAATGACCTTACCGATTCTGCAACGCATTATTTATGGGGAAAGGATCAGTACGGTAACCGCAGGTTACTTACCGTAAATAAAAAGGATTTCGTTTTCAGGGCCGACCCTGCACTAACTTACGAGTACACCAAAGGCAAAAATAAAGGTGTATTTAAACAAGCTTCGGGTATTGCTTTTTGGGGACAGGCAGGCAAACACTTCAGCTTTCAGGCCTATATACAAGACATTAATGAAAGCGGCGATGGCGTAGACAGCCTTAAACGTTTTAGCCCCGAAACCGGTATCCAGCGTACTGCCAACCTTAATCCCCGCTCTACCAGTGTTAATTATAGTGATGTTCGTGGTAGTATCACTTACAGCTGGAAGAATGGCCTTATCAGCCTAGGTAAAGATCAGTTGCTTTACGGTTATGGGCAAAACGGCCGTTTGATTCTTTCAGACAAAGCGCCGGCCTACCCTTTTTTACGCCTTGATTATTCACCCGTAAAATGGCTGCACTTTAATTATACATTAGCATCGCTTCAATCAGGCATTATAGATTCGGCACGTACCTATAATAAAGGCAATTCTTTATACGGCAACAACCGCGAAATATGGGTAAATAAGTACATGGCTTCGCACAGCCTTAACTTTTTGCCTATCAAAGGCCTTGAGCTAAGCGTAGGCGAATCCATGATATCAAGCGATAATTTTGATGCAGGTTACCTGATACCGGTATTATTTTTCAAGGCTTATGATCAGTACCAAAGCCGCTATAAAATCACTACCGGCTCAAACGGACAGTTTTTCTTCCAGGCAAGCTCACGTAACCATATCCCGCACACACATTTGTATGCAACGTTATTTATCGATGAGATCCGTACAGAAACCATATTTGATCCGAACAGAAGCCGTAACCAGTTAGGCTATAACTTAGGGGCATCTGTAACTGATGTACTTATCCCCTACTTAACCCTGGGTATGGAGTACACCCACATCAATCCTTTTGTGTATAATAACCTGATCCCGGCACAAACCTATACTAATCAAACCTACCTGTTAGGCGATTGGATTGGCCAAAACGCAGATAAACTGATCGGGTGGATCTCTTACAACCCACTGCCTAAGCTAACTACCACTGCACAGATCATGTATGTGCGTAAAGGTGCAGAAGGCAGCGTGCTTGATCAGTACTTTGCAGAACCACAGCCAAAATTTTTGCAACAAGGCCCGGTACAGGCGCAAAGCCAGATTGTATTAGAAGCCCGGTATGAATTTTTACACAGATTATTTTTAAGAGGCGCATACATGCATCAGAAAGGTGTTATTTTACCACAATTACAAACATCTGCAGTACCTAACCAGGTAACATTTGGTGTATCTTATGGCTTTTAA